The sequence below is a genomic window from Saccopteryx leptura isolate mSacLep1 chromosome 3, mSacLep1_pri_phased_curated, whole genome shotgun sequence.
CTCAACTGAGAGGAGACGCAGCCCAGCGGTCACTGCTGTGCAAGGAGAAGAGACCCAGACTCTTAGCGTGCGGTTCCTAGAGCACCAAGGCCCTTCTCATTTGAGATCTCTCGCTTTGACCTTCATTGTCCCAGACCCCCAAGTTTCCCAGCCCAGCTGACCAGCGCCTCTAAGAAACAGTAGGTCCAGACTGCAGGGTCCACCCTGGAAAGAGCACATGAAGTGGCCCTGCGGATCCGGGGCGCTGTGATCACAGCAGACAGGGTGACCCATGTGCTGCAGGGAAGCGGGGTCTGTGGTCAGAGTCACCGCCCACAGAAAGCCTTTCTCTTTCTAGTCAAGATAAACTATTTTCAATTCTGAAAGAAACACACTCTCTGCTGAGACTCACTCCTGGGCAGGGAAAAACACGGCAACTGAGAAGTGTCCCTGACCTCCAGTTGGTCACAATGTTTATGGGTGAGAGGGAACAGGTTACAGACAAAGCTAATATTCCAGAGAGCGCTGTGCTCACAGACACGCTGCAGACGTGAGTCGTGGGATGGACGCAGATGGGCGTCAGGAAGAACTCGGTGTGGTTTAGCAAAATGCAGCTCACAGGAGGCTCTGAATTATTTCTCATGTTGGGGAGGAAAAAACATGATCCATGTGCTTGAAAAATCTGAAAGAAACAATTGGTGCAGCTTCTCTCCCACCAAATAGTGTCTCCTTAATTCACTCTGTTGTCCAGCGATGGACTGAGCTTCACAGATGAAGCCCACGTGACACTCAGCTGTGTTCTCACCTTGGTCTGTGCATGCTCAGAGCTGGCGTTGCTCTATTTCCAGCTCTCAGAGAGACCTGACAACAACATAGTGTTTTGTTCAACAAGCCACTTGAGAACCTCTtgcgatcttttttttttttttttttttttttttttacagagagggacagatagggacagacaggaacaaagagcgatgagaagcatcaatcatcagtttttcattgaaacacccttagttgttcattgattgttttctcatatgtgtcttgaccatgggccttcagcagaccgagtaaccccttcctcaagccagcgaccttgggtccaagctggtgagctttgctcataccagatgaacccgcactcaagctggcaacctcggggtctagaaacctgggtcctctgtatcccagtctgatgctctatccactgcgccactgtctggtcatgCGAGAACCTcttgtgatctttattattcaaaCTTGAGGTCTTACTTGAGTTAcgcaaatattaaatattttgatcTCAAACTAGCCAACAACCACTAACTATCTAACAGAAAGAACTTCATAGATATCTTGACCTGTAAGTCAATAAACTGAGTTGTTTGAAGCCACTATGTGCCACCTGTtacagcagcggcaggaggccaatACTCTCACTTTAGGGGAGGAGTCAGTGCCGGTTTATTGGGAAGAACAGCCCCCAGTACTGGACTTGAAGGGATTACCCAGGTGAGGGGACAAGGGTCAGATGAAGGACAACGATGGAGAGCTGAATGGGTCCTACTGTGTTTACAGAATGGACACCACTGTGTGGAGTCCAGTGGGGGATGATCCTGGGGTGTGAGGGACGGCCATCTCCTTGGAGTGGGCTCACAGCTGAGGGACCATCCTGTGGAATCACAGCCTCCCCACACCTTCACCCAGTCTACACGTGTGTCcgtgcgtgcatgcatgtgtgtgtgcttgtgtgtgtgtgtgtatgcgcatTTGTGCATCCATGGGCCTGTGCATGCGTGTGGTTGGGTGGTGTGTAAGCCCTGCACCTTCATCCAGCCGAACGTCCCCTTAGAAGTCTCCTCACCCATCCCTGAAAACCACTCAGATCAGAAAACACCAAggccttttttttctgtctcccctcGCTAAGATTTGAGCAtctgtggaggcagagacagggatgGTCCCAGTGTGCCCCAGATCCTCATGCAGGGCTGCCATTGTAGGGtttctgaaaacatttattgatGAACAAGTAGAAGCAGGATCCAGGAAACGGGGCCTCAGCTATCAGCTGCATCAATAGAGTCCAGGTTCAAGGTCAAGAACATGGGACTAGGAAAGGTTTAGAGTCAGCTAAGAAGATGGTTCAGTCTCTGCAGAAGCTGAGGATTCAGAGGACATGTATGGAATCAGCAGGGTGACTATAGGCCTGTAGCCGGGTCTCAAGAAACTGCTGGGTAAGTGAAGGTGGGTCTCTGGAAACAGCCAACCAACTGTAGCTGGGTATCTGGAAACTGCTGAAGAACATTAGCTGGGTCTCTGGAAACTGCTGGGCCACTGTAGCTGGGTTCTTGGAAACAGCCAGGTGCCTACAAGTGGATTTCGGAAACAAGTGTTACAGCAGTCTCCAAGGAGCTGGTGGACTGTAGGAGGGGCCACCTGTTTAATGACCTTCCTACATGTCGAGTAGGGTCCCCAGACTCCAGCTTTCACTTCTAGGAGAATTGATTAGATGAGCTTCAGGAAAGGGGTGATTACATAGGGAAGTCCTGCAAATAGACTAACTTCCTGTGTCTGTAGGTGCAGGATGCCTGGTGGTCCAGAAGTCAGTGTCTGGCAAGGACTGCGTACATGCTGGAATCAGCTGTGGGATCCGGGGACTGTGGGGACATGGCTCGGGGTCCTCTCAGTGTGAGGGTCCGCTTGTCCAGCTGGGCATAGGTCACCTCCTGGGCGTCTCCTGCAGCAGTGCTCTGAGGGAGTTAGAGTGGTGGGCATTGAGGGGAGGGTCTGTGGGAAGGAAAGACTTTGGCAGCCAGCTTCCATGTGGTCCCACCTCCCCAGTCTCTGTTGTGTGGTCCCCTTCCACATAGAATCAGAGTTGGTCTGTGTGACCATTAGAATATGGAATGTGAGGGCATGTCACACCCATGGAGAGGATACAAAAGACATTGTGGcttctctccacccctcaccGGGACCCCGCCCTCTGGGGGAGGCTGCTGCCATGGAGAAGCCCACATGAGGAAGATCAGAGGCCCTTGCCCACTGCCCCGTTGGGCACCGTCTTGCAAGTGGAACTTGTAGCCCCAACCCAGCCTTCTGATGAATGCAGCCCTGGTCATCAAGACAGCAACCTGAGGAGACACTGTGAGCAACAACCACCAGCTAATCGGCTTCCAAATTGTTGACCCAAGAAAGagataattttctgaagctgttaAATCTGGGGTactttgttacacagcagtagaTGACTAACACAAGGACTTACTGAGCTGTACATCTCCTTGTTTTTCTCTAGAAGTTCATCACCTGCAGCTACATTGGTGGTTGGGGAGAGAACAGTGGTCAGTTCTTTGGGGTGGACCTTGGAAGGCAAATCTACCTGTACCTTACAGGTCATAATATGTCCCACCCCGTCTAGAAAACCCTACGATGTTCCCGAACATCCCCCACCCCATTGCTTCCTGAATAGTACTGAATGCATTTCCCCTCTCCCATTCTGTTCCCTCCCCTTGTCCCCTCACCTGGTGTGCTCTCTGTGATGTCAACAGCTGGGCTGAGCCTGAGAACAAAGAACAAGTGAgcaaggaggtggggaggggggacatCTGGAGGCAGAGAACTGGGAGGTGGTCACTCCTAGGGATGGACTCACCTctcctggggcctctgctcctcACCCCTGCTGTGAGGGGTCCCTGAGGACAGTCAGGGTGTGAATTAGGACAGATGCCATTCTCTCAGTACCCAAAGCAGCCTTCCCCGTCACCCCACCCTGAGCCTTAGACCTACCATGCATTTTCTGATGTTGACGACGGACtaagaggaggacgaggaggaaaaGACAAAGGACGCAGGCCACTAAAACCCCAACGATAATGTAGATGTACACTGTCTCCAGGcctggggagcagggagcagagaaCCACAGTATTGGCAGCATgcatttatggagcacctactgCATACTATGCATACTCTGGGTGTTGTCATGTTCACACCTCTATGTGACCTCTCATGTACCTCCACTTCCTGCTGAGCTGGAACCATTTTGCAAAACCGGGGTCCTGAGTGCTGACATCCTCTGTCCACTGGTCGTTGACATAACTGGAATATGACCAACACTGAAGCCCACGCTTCTTCTCTTCCCCAAGAGGCACGCCCCAGGTCCAGGCCCTGTGTCCCCATCACTCACCAGGATTGGTACTGCCCTGGGAACGTGTCCGTGTGTTTCCTAGGATGAGAAATCAGAACATGTCAAAGGCAGGAGCTGGACAGAGGAGGCTGAGTCTCCTGGTCCCCGCACAGGGGTCTCCCTCACCCCGGTGCTCCACCTGCCCCCCTAGATCTTTCCGTGTGGATGGAAATAATCAACATCTGTCCTGACCAAATCGGTACTGTAGCCTGTGATATTgaagttaaataaatttaaaagtcagaTCCTCAGCTGCACTGCccaccctgccagggctcagCGACCACGTGATCAATGACCTGCGCACCGGGTGGCGCAGACGCacccctttccttcctgcaggAGCTCGTAGGGGGCAGCGCCGCCCTCCTCGATGCCCCTTGTGGAGACGGACACCggggaacagggagtgctggccTCCTTCTGGGTCCCCACCTAAGCACAGGCATCCCATTTCTCATTGCTGGTTTCTCACACAGCCCCTGAGGGGGTGGAACGGCCCTGCCTGAGTGGGGAAGCCACGTCCTCGTGCTGCCTGCAGCCCTGCACTTAGCTAGTGAGGTGATGGAGCCCCTGCCGCTAATTGGCTTTGGCGCATGCGCAGTACGTCCATCAATGCCATTACTATTTAAATCCTCTGCGCATGCGCGTTACCGCCCTGTTATCAGGTAGTGAAACTGAGGTCCAGGGCCTTGTCCACGCGAGTCCCCGAGCTCCTTCTTCGGCGACAGCACCCTCGGCCTTCTCAGAGACTGAGTCCTCACCAGCCCTTAAGAAAGCAGGAAACCTCACCGCCCAGAGCGCCTCCCCTCCACACCTCGTGCTGATCCACGATCCAGGTGCCCACCCGGGTTTGCACACACAGATGTTAGTGGccacaatttaaaattatgtgcatatgagcctgaccaggtcgtggtgcagtggatacagcatcgacctgggatgctgaactcccaggttcaaaaccctgaggtcgctggcttgagaaatgggtcactggttcagctggagcccccggttaatgcacatatgagaaagcagccactaaaagactaaggagctgctacaaagaattgatgcttctcatttctctctgtcctgtctgtctgtctctctctaaagataaataaataaataaatatgtaaaactgTATGTGtatgaaatatatgtataatatatgcaATGTGTATAATAcaatgtacatatttataataaattacctGATTATAACATTATAGTAAGTGctaatatatttgaatttatgagatttaagatatatgtataatttaaattatatatataaaatacaaatttaaaagaacttgtgctttatataaaattgatttttagatatttgCATGTTTAATAACATGTAGTACAAGATTATATTAAAATTGGTATAGATTAATTTTAGCAATACTTGATATGCATAATACATAATATAATGTCATCTCTATTCATTTGTAATGATATagtaatgtatttattatattgtcATTACTTacctatttaatatataaatatatacactaaCATAATTTAAATTATAGTCCTACAACTTTACATTAtgagttatatatttatatttgcacatataaacatatatgcattTTTTGTTCATTCCAATTCTCCCCATTAGAGTTCGGAGGATAGGGGCCATTTCTAATCCTTCCTCGTGCGCATTAAGCCACTCAGAGGTGGGCGCTGCTGCAGACAAGGCAACGGGAATATCTGCTGAATGGTAGTAAGAGCTTGTCTGCTGTTTCTGTCCGGCGGAAACGGATTTAAGCCCGTGCCTTGTGTGGTGACCTCTCTCCTGTGTCCCCTCAACAACGCTGTGTTCAGGACTCCCCCAGAGggctctctcctcctccaggggGCTCTTCTCTGTTCAAGTATAATCATAATGAAGTCCCTTCTCCCCTAGTGTCCGAGATCTGAAGCTGAGCTAtccgtctctctgtccctctgtccagtTACCCTCTATCATGTAAGGTAGGGccctgcccacaagggggcggtGCAGAGCGGTGGACAAACTGAAGTGTGGGTTCTGGCCACCCTGGGCTAGTTCTGTTTCTTCAATAACCTTCTGTGTCCTTAGGCAAGAAACTTTATCTTTGTTTTCACAGATTACAAAAGCTGGTCTCTTAGAGGTGAGAGGATCACCCCCCTCACGGGCTGATGCAGCATGAAATGCTTTCACAGAGCCTGGCACTCGGTTAGTGAGTCAGGCCAGTGATGTCACCATCATGAATATTAGGGATGCTCTGTGAGTGGCAGCCCCCTGCTGTCGTCTTCAGTCTCTGATCACAGCCCAGGACAGAGGGCTGGTCCCTGGAGCCTGGTCCCCAGCACAGAggtccccacccccaggctgagGTCTCTACTCACCAGCTGAGGAGACagactttgtgtgtgtgctgggggtggACCTGGTGACTCCGGGGTCTCCTGTGAACAGGGCAGAAGAAGGACTGATGCCTGTGGGGGATGCCTGGGGTGTCCCACTAAGTGTGGGTTCTTTCCACCTTCAGTGTAAACCCACCAGCCACAACTGCCATCACTCAGCCCCAGATGACATTCCTGAGATACctgagaggtgggaggggcagaaCACAAGGAGAGCCCCTGCTCCCTTCCTCTGGTGGGAGGGTGTTAGCTCTTCTACGCTCCTACCACCATGGCCGCCTTGACCTCACAAAGCAGCAGGGAGCAGCTCCTTGGGGGCCCCCAAAGGACATGGAGAGGTTCCGAGCTTTCCCGAAAGACCCCCAGTTCAGGGATCTCAGGGGCTGATCACACATAGAGGCAAGACAGCTTCACCACCCAAATCTTTGAAGCGTGGTCCAACCCTGGGCAGGGACTCCAAGACCA
It includes:
- the LOC136399365 gene encoding leukocyte-associated immunoglobulin-like receptor 1 isoform X2 — translated: MSPFPTTLLGLGAPPTPSIRAEPGSVIPRGRPVTIVCQGPAGADKFRLEKMEKVSDYKDQGNISQPESQKTEARFHIPTMSEDTTGHYRCLYHLRGTHTWSNRSEPLELKVTDEDVSTLSSGDPGVTRSTPSTHTKSVSSAGNTRTRSQGSTNPVMSTTSGQRMSALRTPVLQNGSSSAGSGGLETVYIYIIVGVLVACVLCLFLLVLLLVRRQHQKMHGTPHSRGEEQRPQERLSPAVDITESTPAAGDELLEKNKEMYSSSTAAGDAQEVTYAQLDKRTLTLRGPRAMSPQSPDPTADSSMYAVLARH
- the LOC136399365 gene encoding leukocyte-associated immunoglobulin-like receptor 1 isoform X1, producing the protein MSPFPTTLLGLVLCLGHMIYMQEGAPPTPSIRAEPGSVIPRGRPVTIVCQGPAGADKFRLEKMEKVSDYKDQGNISQPESQKTEARFHIPTMSEDTTGHYRCLYHLRGTHTWSNRSEPLELKVTDEDVSTLSSGDPGVTRSTPSTHTKSVSSAGNTRTRSQGSTNPVMSTTSGQRMSALRTPVLQNGSSSAGSGGLETVYIYIIVGVLVACVLCLFLLVLLLVRRQHQKMHGTPHSRGEEQRPQERLSPAVDITESTPAAGDELLEKNKEMYSSSTAAGDAQEVTYAQLDKRTLTLRGPRAMSPQSPDPTADSSMYAVLARH